The Blochmannia endosymbiont of Camponotus sp. genome includes a window with the following:
- the rsmH gene encoding 16S rRNA (cytosine(1402)-N(4))-methyltransferase RsmH: MCIFYTNCDHTSVLLEEAIQALNINSAGVYVDGTFGAGGHSKLILSKLTQQGRLLAIDRDWLAIKIGKIIAEQDSRFTIIHSTFSKINKHIKSMGLTGSVDGILLDLGVSAFQLNDDNRGFSFMRDGPLDMRMDISGGQSAAEWLSKASLENIAWVLKTFGEERFAKIIAKVVVSTRRYKPITRSTVLSKLICDIVPYRNKHKHPATKSFLAMRMYINNELEEIIQVLEDSLVMLSPLGRLVVISFNSLEDRLVKHFIRNHSCVLPIPPKIPLTDCQIFSKYKSKYKLKDMGKLMPSKQEIKRNTCARSAILRCAEKLII, encoded by the coding sequence ATGTGCATATTTTATACCAACTGCGATCATACGAGTGTCTTGTTGGAAGAGGCAATACAAGCATTGAATATTAATTCAGCAGGAGTATATGTTGATGGAACATTTGGTGCAGGAGGACATTCTAAGTTAATTTTATCTAAATTAACTCAACAAGGCCGTCTACTAGCAATTGATAGAGATTGGTTAGCTATAAAAATTGGGAAAATAATAGCTGAACAAGATAGTAGATTCACAATCATACACAGTACATTTTCTAAAATAAACAAACATATTAAAAGTATGGGCCTTACTGGGTCAGTAGATGGTATTCTATTGGATTTAGGAGTGAGTGCATTTCAATTGAATGATGATAATAGAGGATTTTCGTTTATGAGAGACGGTCCTTTAGATATGCGTATGGATATTAGCGGTGGACAATCTGCTGCTGAGTGGTTATCGAAAGCTTCATTGGAAAACATTGCTTGGGTATTGAAAACTTTCGGAGAAGAAAGGTTCGCTAAAATTATTGCTAAAGTTGTTGTATCTACAAGACGATATAAACCTATTACACGTTCTACTGTTTTGTCTAAATTAATTTGCGATATTGTTCCTTATCGTAACAAGCATAAGCATCCTGCTACTAAAAGTTTTTTAGCAATGAGAATGTATATTAATAATGAATTAGAAGAAATAATACAGGTATTAGAAGATTCATTGGTGATGTTATCTCCACTAGGAAGATTAGTAGTAATCAGTTTTAATTCTTTAGAAGATCGCTTAGTAAAACATTTTATTCGTAATCATAGTTGTGTCTTACCTATACCTCCTAAAATTCCATTAACAGATTGTCAAATATTCAGTAAATATAAAAGTAAATATAAGCTAAAAGATATGGGAAAATTAATGCCTTCAAAACAAGAAATTAAAAGGAATACATGTGCTCGTAGCGCAATATTACGTTGTGCTGAAAAATTAATTATTTAA
- the leuD gene encoding 3-isopropylmalate dehydratase small subunit, which translates to MSQFIQHTGVVLPLDIADVDTDNIIPKQFLQTITRVNFGLYLFFNWRFLGNTPEILNPSFILNKPYYKNASILLSQRNFGCGSSREHAVWALIDYGFRVIIAPSFADIFHKNSFNNRLLLVTLPELQVNDLFKEISIQKKGMSLTVNLYEQIIYTYDNKKRYLFKINDFYRNCMLNNIDDINLTLQYDAAIKKYEDNQPEYLK; encoded by the coding sequence ATGTCTCAGTTTATTCAGCATACTGGTGTAGTTTTACCGCTAGACATTGCCGATGTCGACACTGACAATATAATTCCAAAACAATTTTTACAAACTATTACTCGTGTCAATTTTGGATTGTACTTATTCTTTAATTGGCGCTTTCTTGGAAATACACCTGAAATTTTGAACCCAAGTTTTATACTAAATAAACCATATTATAAAAATGCTAGCATTTTATTAAGTCAAAGAAATTTTGGATGTGGATCATCTCGTGAACATGCAGTATGGGCGCTTATAGATTATGGATTTAGAGTCATCATAGCGCCAAGTTTTGCAGATATCTTTCATAAAAATAGTTTTAACAACCGCTTATTACTCGTAACTTTACCAGAACTACAAGTAAACGATTTATTTAAAGAAATTTCAATACAAAAAAAAGGTATGTCCTTAACTGTAAATTTATATGAACAAATTATTTATACATATGATAATAAAAAAAGATATTTATTTAAAATAAATGATTTTTATAGAAATTGTATGCTTAATAATATAGATGATATTAACTTAACTTTACAGTATGACGCTGCTATTAAGAAATATGAAGACAATCAGCCAGAATATTTAAAATAA
- the lptD gene encoding LPS assembly protein LptD has translation MIRSFFSVDQPIYIQSDELDVYYPKKILFSGHVNIKQDNHILMSDKLVISRDEKNELVHNTLYAYGHVKYYSNYVKLTGTHAWMNFYNKDIDVHKGTYYISEPHIYGIANSIMQRGKNRYTIVKQGKCTSCMLSKNYWNITGSEMIYDHHKHNIDIWNACLKIKKIPMFYIPYLSLSLRQNNTLGHYIPSIKYSNKQGLEFKIPCPINCSKYYSGSIAPCYTSNLGAKLETEIRYLVKPGTGLLILDIIENDKIYNEKFYNDYCNSNWQLYWKHNGIMNKKWHFYSDYVLTTGFNNYIDNTNVPACIYSNNDCINQKILCNYSDKNWNTSFAYFGTTNIKTKISQNNYNYSAAPQLELNTYYSNIKDKPFNLKLFSQLTQFIPVNYNLPKTIRIHIEPTLSLPIHNCWGRFNTEAKLRITNYRQKNINYYNKTQCMKYSLQNTVNRLIPQFKINGKMILKKKTYVSNKYRHFLESKLQYLYIPYRFQENIGIYDTNMIHIDHKNLFHDSIYSGLDRIFPANQITGDIAIRCFKKKNEFFYASIGQILNLAQFNTKYPKTTKYRYHLPNIKLFSGTSRWNINNYWNTSTEIQYDMRNHTLSFGTMILEYIGKDNQVLQTHYRYVNEQYLEKTLPKINESTYYKTISQLGILTCYPLFNNWRISCSHYHNIKTNQLIDQTIGIQYHTPCWGVNISYERKIIDWINQSNHHIYDSKIRLDIKIYNSVSDFQQHLHKMLNIGILPYQYIS, from the coding sequence ATGATCAGAAGTTTTTTCTCTGTTGATCAGCCTATCTATATTCAATCTGACGAATTAGATGTCTATTATCCTAAAAAAATTCTCTTTTCTGGACATGTTAATATTAAACAAGATAATCATATTTTAATGTCTGATAAATTAGTGATCTCACGTGATGAGAAAAATGAATTAGTACATAATACTTTATACGCTTATGGTCATGTAAAGTATTACAGCAATTATGTTAAGTTAACAGGAACTCATGCTTGGATGAATTTTTATAATAAAGATATAGACGTTCATAAGGGCACATATTATATATCAGAACCACATATTTATGGCATAGCAAATTCTATTATGCAACGAGGCAAAAATCGTTACACTATTGTTAAACAGGGAAAGTGTACTTCTTGCATGTTAAGTAAGAATTATTGGAATATAACAGGATCAGAAATGATATATGATCATCATAAACACAATATAGATATTTGGAATGCATGTCTTAAAATTAAAAAAATACCAATGTTTTATATCCCTTATTTATCATTATCTTTACGACAAAATAATACTTTAGGACACTATATACCTAGTATTAAATACAGTAATAAACAAGGATTAGAATTTAAGATACCTTGTCCTATTAATTGCTCAAAATATTATTCAGGAAGTATTGCTCCATGTTACACATCTAACTTAGGGGCAAAATTAGAAACAGAAATACGTTATTTAGTTAAACCAGGAACTGGATTATTAATTTTAGATATCATAGAAAATGATAAAATATATAATGAAAAATTTTATAACGATTATTGTAATAGTAATTGGCAACTATATTGGAAACATAATGGTATCATGAATAAAAAATGGCATTTTTATTCTGATTATGTCTTGACTACAGGTTTTAATAATTATATTGATAATACTAATGTACCGGCATGTATATACTCTAATAATGATTGTATAAATCAAAAAATTTTATGCAATTATAGTGATAAAAATTGGAATACTAGTTTCGCTTACTTTGGTACTACAAATATTAAAACAAAGATTAGCCAAAATAATTATAACTATAGCGCAGCTCCTCAATTAGAATTAAATACCTACTATAGTAATATCAAAGATAAACCATTTAATTTAAAATTATTCAGTCAATTAACTCAATTTATACCTGTAAATTATAATTTACCCAAAACGATCAGAATACATATAGAACCAACTTTAAGCTTACCAATACATAACTGTTGGGGCAGATTTAATACTGAAGCAAAATTGAGAATTACGAATTATCGGCAAAAAAATATTAATTACTATAACAAAACACAATGTATGAAGTATTCTTTGCAAAATACAGTCAATCGCCTTATCCCACAATTTAAAATCAATGGAAAAATGATTCTTAAAAAAAAAACATATGTTTCTAACAAATATAGACATTTCTTGGAGTCAAAACTTCAATATTTATATATACCGTATCGTTTTCAAGAAAACATTGGTATATATGATACCAATATGATTCATATAGATCATAAAAATTTATTTCATGATTCTATCTACAGTGGATTAGATCGTATTTTTCCTGCTAATCAAATTACTGGAGATATAGCAATACGATGTTTTAAGAAAAAAAACGAATTTTTTTATGCGTCTATAGGCCAAATATTAAATTTGGCACAATTTAATACTAAATATCCAAAAACAACCAAATATAGATATCATCTTCCCAATATCAAATTATTTTCGGGAACAAGTCGTTGGAATATTAATAATTATTGGAACACAAGCACTGAAATACAATATGATATGCGGAACCATACCTTATCTTTTGGAACTATGATATTGGAATATATAGGAAAAGACAATCAAGTGCTACAAACACATTATCGATATGTCAACGAACAATATCTTGAAAAAACATTACCAAAGATTAATGAATCAACTTATTATAAAACGATTTCTCAATTAGGTATTCTTACTTGTTATCCATTATTTAATAATTGGAGAATAAGTTGTTCGCATTACCATAACATAAAAACTAATCAACTTATTGATCAAACAATAGGGATACAATATCATACTCCATGTTGGGGGGTTAATATATCTTATGAACGAAAAATTATTGATTGGATCAATCAATCGAATCATCATATATACGATAGTAAAATACGATTAGATATTAAAATATATAATTCTGTATCAGATTTTCAACAACATCTTCATAAGATGTTAAATATCGGTATTTTACCATATCAATATATCTCCTAA
- the leuA gene encoding 2-isopropylmalate synthase, producing MSQQVIIFDTTLRDGEQSLQASLNVKEKLQIAFALERLGVDIMEVGFPISSPGDFESVRAIAKQIKNSLVCALARCVDKDIDIAAEALRVAKNFRIHIFLPTSSVHIQSKLNKNFNQIIEMTVHAIHYARKYTDDIEFSCEDAGRTTIDNLCRIVEIAIQSGANTINIPDTVGYTTPSQFGQIIASLYNRVPIIDKAIISVHCHDDLGMAVGNAISAIQAGARQIEGTINGIGERAGNTALEEVIMAIKVREDLLNVHTNIRSQEIYRTSQVISQLCNMPIPANKAIVGSNAFSHSSGIHQDGILKNRRNYEIMTPESIGLKDIKLNLTSRSGRAAVKYHMQAMGYQESDYDMDKLYDVFLELADKKGQVFDYDLEALAFINNQQEQSEFFRLKCFNVHSSSSGIATALVKLYCGENICAYSATGNGPIDAIYEALTHITKLSINLEKYQLNAKGHGRNALGQVDIVVSYEGRNFHGVGLDTDVIESSVKAMIHVLNNIWRAKQVIIQRKYLQKDNH from the coding sequence ATGAGTCAACAAGTCATTATTTTTGATACAACTTTACGCGATGGTGAACAATCTTTACAGGCAAGTTTGAACGTAAAGGAAAAGTTACAAATTGCTTTTGCTTTAGAACGATTAGGAGTAGATATTATGGAGGTTGGATTCCCGATATCTTCTCCGGGAGATTTTGAGTCAGTACGCGCAATAGCAAAACAAATAAAAAATAGTTTAGTATGTGCTTTAGCTAGATGTGTTGACAAAGATATTGATATTGCGGCAGAAGCATTAAGAGTTGCTAAAAACTTTCGGATTCATATATTTTTACCTACCTCATCTGTACATATTCAATCTAAATTGAATAAAAACTTTAATCAAATTATAGAAATGACCGTTCATGCAATACATTACGCAAGAAAATACACTGATGATATAGAATTTTCTTGCGAAGATGCCGGACGTACTACTATAGACAATTTGTGTCGTATTGTTGAAATTGCGATTCAATCCGGAGCAAATACAATTAATATTCCTGACACAGTAGGTTATACCACTCCAAGTCAATTTGGCCAAATTATTGCTTCTCTATATAATCGTGTTCCTATCATTGATAAAGCTATTATTTCAGTGCATTGTCATGATGATCTAGGTATGGCAGTAGGTAATGCCATTTCAGCCATACAAGCCGGAGCTAGGCAAATTGAAGGTACTATAAATGGTATTGGTGAACGAGCAGGAAATACTGCACTAGAAGAAGTAATTATGGCTATCAAAGTACGAGAGGATTTATTAAATGTGCACACTAATATTCGTAGTCAAGAAATTTATAGAACTAGTCAAGTAATTAGTCAATTATGCAATATGCCTATTCCAGCCAATAAAGCAATAGTTGGATCAAATGCTTTTTCTCATTCTTCAGGTATTCATCAGGACGGTATATTAAAAAATAGAAGAAATTATGAAATTATGACTCCAGAAAGTATTGGTTTAAAAGATATTAAATTAAATCTTACATCTCGATCTGGGAGAGCGGCAGTAAAATATCATATGCAAGCAATGGGTTATCAAGAAAGTGATTATGACATGGATAAGTTATATGATGTTTTTTTAGAACTTGCAGATAAGAAGGGACAGGTGTTTGATTATGATCTAGAAGCTTTAGCATTTATTAATAATCAACAAGAACAATCAGAATTCTTTAGGTTAAAGTGTTTTAATGTACATTCTAGTTCTTCTGGAATCGCTACTGCTTTAGTCAAATTATATTGTGGAGAAAACATCTGCGCTTATTCGGCAACTGGAAATGGCCCGATAGATGCTATTTATGAAGCATTAACACATATTACAAAATTGTCTATAAATTTAGAAAAATACCAACTTAATGCAAAAGGGCATGGTCGCAATGCATTGGGGCAAGTAGATATTGTTGTGTCATATGAAGGTCGTAATTTTCATGGAGTTGGATTAGATACAGATGTAATAGAATCTTCAGTTAAGGCTATGATCCATGTTTTAAATAACATTTGGCGCGCAAAACAAGTAATAATCCAACGAAAATACTTACAAAAAGATAATCACTAA
- the ftsL gene encoding cell division protein FtsL, producing MMKKKQYNLINIIYNDLFFYGKQQLLLLLLVLMSAMLVILVTYHTRSMIMDREKLFLERDTLDTEWRNLILEEKILSDHSRIERIAVNKLQMHYVDPTQNKMFH from the coding sequence ATGATGAAAAAAAAACAATATAATCTTATTAATATTATTTATAATGATCTATTTTTTTATGGTAAACAGCAATTACTTTTATTGTTGTTAGTGTTAATGTCAGCAATGCTAGTGATTTTAGTAACTTATCATACTAGATCCATGATTATGGATCGCGAAAAACTTTTTTTAGAAAGAGATACTTTGGATACTGAATGGAGAAATTTGATCCTTGAAGAAAAAATATTATCTGATCATAGTCGTATTGAACGTATCGCTGTAAATAAATTACAAATGCATTATGTAGATCCAACCCAAAATAAAATGTTCCACTGA
- the leuB gene encoding 3-isopropylmalate dehydrogenase produces MNISYRIAMLPGDGIGPEITKQVYKVLNVIRKKFKINIITTEHKVGGDAIDSEGTPLPNSTLKHCEQSDAILLGAVGGPQWAHLKGPNRPEQGALLALRKHFNLFANLRPIYLSDTLKELSPLNIKIIPDGIDIICVRELIGGIYFGKPQGRSGVGSHEYAFDTAIYHRFEIERIANIAFKLAQIRRKHVSSVDKANVLYTSVLWREVVSQVAKNYPDVELEHLYVDNASMQLIKNPSKFDIILCSNLFGDILSDECAMISGSIGTLPSASINECDFGLYEPAGGSAPDIAGKNIANPIAHILSAALLFRYSLKLTHIAIAIEKAVSQALTLGYRTFDIASGCDKSISTNEMGDIIASLIQNKREK; encoded by the coding sequence ATGAACATTAGTTATCGAATTGCAATGTTGCCAGGGGATGGTATTGGGCCAGAAATCACAAAACAAGTTTATAAGGTTTTAAATGTAATAAGGAAAAAATTTAAAATCAATATTATTACTACAGAACACAAAGTAGGAGGAGATGCAATTGATAGTGAAGGCACCCCCTTACCTAATAGCACTTTAAAACATTGTGAACAATCAGATGCTATCCTGCTAGGAGCGGTAGGAGGGCCACAGTGGGCTCATTTGAAAGGACCAAATAGACCAGAACAAGGCGCTTTATTAGCTTTACGAAAACATTTTAATTTATTTGCCAATTTAAGACCTATATATCTTTCTGACACATTAAAGGAGTTATCTCCTTTAAATATAAAAATAATTCCAGATGGAATTGATATTATATGTGTACGTGAATTAATTGGGGGTATTTATTTTGGAAAACCGCAAGGACGTTCAGGTGTAGGTTCACATGAATATGCTTTTGATACTGCCATTTATCATCGATTTGAAATAGAACGCATTGCTAATATTGCTTTTAAATTAGCTCAAATAAGACGTAAGCATGTGTCTTCTGTAGATAAAGCGAATGTGCTCTATACTTCTGTACTATGGAGAGAAGTGGTATCACAGGTTGCAAAAAATTATCCGGATGTTGAATTAGAACATTTATATGTCGATAACGCTAGTATGCAATTAATCAAAAATCCATCTAAGTTTGATATTATTCTATGTTCAAATTTATTTGGTGATATTTTGTCTGATGAATGCGCTATGATAAGTGGATCGATTGGTACACTACCTTCTGCTAGTATTAATGAATGTGACTTTGGTTTATATGAACCCGCTGGAGGATCTGCTCCAGATATTGCAGGTAAAAATATTGCCAATCCTATTGCGCATATTCTTTCCGCTGCATTATTATTCAGATATAGTTTAAAACTAACTCATATCGCAATTGCAATCGAAAAAGCAGTGTCTCAAGCACTAACATTGGGATATCGAACGTTTGATATAGCATCAGGATGCGACAAAAGTATAAGCACTAATGAAATGGGCGATATCATAGCTTCTTTAATTCAAAATAAAAGAGAAAAATAA
- the leuC gene encoding 3-isopropylmalate dehydratase large subunit produces MGKSLYQKIYDMHVVYENKDDIPVLYIDRHLLHEVTSPQAFEALRLKKRTVRQPNKTFATMDHNVPTTTTNINISGNMAKAQLDRLTKNCKDFGIQLFDLDHPYQGIVHVLAPEQGITLPGMTIVCGDSHTATHGAFGALAFGIGTSEIEHVLATQTLKQIRYKSMQVNLLGVIAPQVAAKDIILAIIGKIGHGGGSGHVVEFCGSVISYLSMEERMTLCNMAIEMGATSALIAPDKITYDYLRNRKFSPTGKNWEQALLHWKTLYSDHDAHFDKTFNFDVSSVKPQITWGTNPSQVISIDQPIPSLESFVNPIERNSAERALTYMKLQPNTYLTDIYIDKVFIGSCTNSRIEDLRAAAQIVEGRRISNGTQAIVVPGSKFVKKQAEEEGLDKIFIQAGFEWRLPGCSMCLAMNNDRLNAGERCASTSNRNFEGRQGRGSRTHLVSPAMAAAAAIAGHFVDIRK; encoded by the coding sequence ATGGGAAAATCCTTATACCAAAAAATATATGATATGCATGTCGTATATGAAAATAAAGATGACATTCCAGTATTATATATTGATCGGCATTTATTACATGAAGTCACATCTCCACAAGCTTTTGAAGCATTGCGTTTAAAAAAACGTACAGTTAGACAACCAAATAAAACATTTGCTACTATGGATCATAATGTTCCTACTACAACAACAAATATCAATATTTCTGGAAATATGGCTAAAGCACAATTAGACAGATTAACTAAAAACTGCAAAGATTTTGGAATTCAATTATTTGATTTGGATCATCCTTATCAAGGAATAGTTCATGTATTAGCCCCAGAGCAAGGCATTACATTACCTGGTATGACTATTGTATGTGGAGATTCGCATACTGCTACTCATGGAGCTTTTGGTGCTTTAGCATTTGGAATAGGAACCTCAGAAATAGAACATGTATTAGCGACGCAAACTTTAAAACAAATTCGATACAAATCTATGCAAGTGAACTTATTGGGTGTTATTGCTCCTCAGGTTGCAGCTAAAGATATAATTCTAGCAATTATTGGGAAAATCGGACATGGGGGAGGATCCGGTCATGTAGTAGAATTTTGTGGATCTGTTATCAGTTATTTAAGCATGGAAGAACGTATGACTCTTTGCAATATGGCCATAGAAATGGGTGCAACTTCTGCTTTAATAGCACCAGATAAAATTACTTATGATTATTTAAGAAATCGTAAATTCTCGCCAACTGGGAAAAACTGGGAACAAGCATTGTTACATTGGAAAACATTATATTCCGATCATGATGCCCATTTTGATAAAACATTTAATTTTGATGTATCTAGTGTTAAACCGCAAATAACTTGGGGAACCAATCCTAGTCAAGTAATCTCTATTGATCAACCGATTCCGTCTTTAGAATCTTTTGTAAATCCTATAGAACGCAATTCTGCTGAACGAGCCTTAACTTACATGAAACTCCAACCGAATACTTATTTAACAGATATTTATATTGATAAAGTATTTATAGGATCATGCACTAATTCACGTATTGAAGATTTGCGTGCAGCAGCGCAAATCGTTGAGGGACGTCGCATTTCCAATGGTACACAAGCAATAGTAGTACCTGGGTCTAAATTCGTGAAAAAACAGGCGGAAGAAGAAGGATTGGATAAGATCTTTATACAAGCAGGATTTGAGTGGCGGTTACCTGGTTGTTCTATGTGTTTGGCTATGAATAATGATAGGCTTAATGCAGGTGAGCGTTGTGCTTCTACCAGTAACCGTAATTTTGAAGGTCGTCAAGGTCGTGGGAGTCGCACTCATTTAGTAAGCCCGGCAATGGCTGCAGCTGCAGCCATTGCCGGGCATTTTGTAGATATCCGAAAATAA
- the ftsI gene encoding peptidoglycan glycosyltransferase FtsI, translating to MKFKPYNFQIILSNKRFNLLYSCIFFILVILLLRLTYLQVIYSNKLINEGNMRSLRVQHISFPRGIITDRLGQLLAISIPADSVWIDPYKINRNGGISSEICRWRALSKILNIPFDKLSSLVSNHATGRFIYLARQINPSVSQSISQLKLPGVYLQQESKRYYPAGRTTAHLIGITDIDSQGIEGIEKSFNTWLSGQRGTKVIRKDRFGRTIEETTVEDGQSSQNIVLSIDERLQYLAYHELNNAVRINKAESGSIVLIDINTGEILAMTNYPSYNPNNLSITNKSVMRNRAITDAFEPGSTVKPIVIMAALKHNIITTGTIVNTSPYTIDGHQIKDVIYRDKLTVGEILKKSSNVGVSKLALSMPATTLVNTYLNFGMGKATNIGLIGESSGIYPYDKCWSDIERATFSYGYGLMITPLQLAKVYATIGGMGVSKPLSIIRVESPLTSGHRVFPRPLVRAVLDMMESVSLSGSNYQETIKGYRIAVKTGTVKTVGSHGKYINKYIACAAGVAPASNPRLALAVVINDPKNGHYYGSMVSAPVFRTVMGNTLKIMNIVPDFLQ from the coding sequence ATGAAGTTTAAACCTTATAATTTCCAAATAATTTTAAGCAACAAGCGTTTTAACTTATTATATAGTTGTATTTTTTTTATATTAGTTATTTTGCTATTAAGATTGACTTATTTACAAGTTATTTATTCTAATAAGTTAATTAATGAAGGCAACATGCGTTCGTTACGTGTGCAACATATCTCATTTCCTCGGGGTATTATTACTGATAGATTGGGTCAATTGCTAGCAATTAGTATACCGGCTGATTCTGTTTGGATAGATCCTTATAAAATTAATAGAAATGGTGGCATTTCCTCTGAGATTTGTCGTTGGAGAGCGTTATCTAAAATATTAAATATACCATTCGATAAATTATCATCTCTTGTTAGTAATCACGCTACAGGGCGATTTATTTATTTAGCGCGACAAATAAATCCTTCTGTTTCTCAGAGTATTAGTCAACTTAAATTACCGGGAGTATATTTACAACAAGAATCAAAACGGTATTATCCTGCTGGGCGTACAACTGCTCATTTAATAGGAATAACAGATATAGATAGTCAAGGTATCGAAGGTATAGAAAAAAGCTTCAATACTTGGTTATCTGGTCAACGCGGAACAAAAGTGATACGAAAAGATAGATTTGGTAGAACAATTGAGGAAACTACTGTAGAAGATGGACAATCTTCTCAAAATATTGTTTTAAGTATTGATGAACGTCTACAATATTTAGCATATCATGAATTAAATAATGCTGTACGTATAAATAAGGCAGAATCCGGTAGCATAGTGTTAATAGATATTAATACCGGAGAAATTTTGGCTATGACTAATTATCCATCATATAATCCAAATAATTTATCTATTACTAACAAATCTGTCATGCGTAATCGCGCTATTACTGATGCATTTGAGCCAGGGTCAACAGTGAAACCTATTGTGATTATGGCTGCATTAAAACACAACATAATAACAACAGGTACTATTGTAAATACATCTCCTTATACGATTGATGGACATCAAATCAAGGATGTAATTTATCGTGACAAATTAACTGTTGGAGAAATATTGAAAAAATCTAGTAATGTTGGTGTTTCTAAATTAGCGCTATCCATGCCTGCAACAACTCTAGTAAATACATATTTAAATTTTGGAATGGGTAAGGCGACTAATATAGGATTAATAGGAGAAAGTAGCGGAATATACCCATACGATAAATGTTGGTCGGATATAGAACGAGCCACATTTTCTTATGGATATGGTTTAATGATTACCCCATTACAATTGGCTAAAGTTTATGCTACCATCGGTGGAATGGGAGTATCTAAACCACTTTCTATTATACGAGTTGAATCTCCTTTAACATCAGGACATCGAGTTTTTCCAAGACCATTAGTACGTGCTGTTTTAGATATGATGGAAAGCGTATCGTTATCGGGTAGTAATTATCAGGAAACGATTAAAGGATATCGGATTGCAGTCAAAACTGGTACTGTCAAGACAGTAGGATCACATGGAAAATATATTAATAAGTATATTGCATGTGCTGCTGGAGTAGCCCCAGCGAGTAATCCTAGATTAGCTTTAGCAGTAGTCATAAATGATCCTAAAAATGGTCATTATTATGGAAGTATGGTATCTGCGCCAGTGTTTCGTACAGTTATGGGTAATACGTTAAAAATAATGAATATTGTGCCAGATTTTTTACAATAA